The Nevskiales bacterium genome includes a window with the following:
- a CDS encoding M90 family metallopeptidase: MSALLYGTLLLGLAGFGILGWRKHRQRAQRRLQPLPAAQRALLAARLPHYARLDAAQRERLHAQVQHFLAEKDFHGCNGLAVTREMRVLIAGLACLLVLRPGARPFPRLKSVLVYPEAFWVHHPEPDELGLVNDEPVLQIGESWSDTRVVLSWADVEAALAGDETNVVAHEFAHQLDDEDAAEGAPPLADYRRWSQVMRAAFDELCAQGSPVLDDYGAEGPGEFFAVATESYFQRGAELRAHHPELYALLRDYYQIDTAAG; encoded by the coding sequence TTGAGCGCGCTGCTGTACGGCACGCTGCTGCTGGGGCTGGCCGGCTTCGGCATCCTCGGCTGGCGTAAGCACCGGCAGCGGGCGCAGCGCCGATTGCAACCCCTGCCGGCGGCGCAGCGTGCCCTGCTGGCCGCGCGGCTGCCGCATTACGCCCGCCTCGATGCGGCGCAGCGCGAACGTCTGCATGCGCAGGTGCAGCACTTCCTGGCCGAGAAGGACTTCCACGGCTGCAATGGCCTGGCGGTCACCCGGGAGATGCGCGTGCTGATCGCCGGCCTGGCCTGCCTGCTGGTGCTGCGCCCCGGGGCCCGGCCCTTCCCGCGCCTGAAATCCGTGCTCGTCTATCCCGAGGCCTTCTGGGTGCACCACCCGGAGCCGGATGAACTGGGCCTGGTGAACGACGAACCTGTACTCCAGATCGGCGAGTCCTGGTCGGACACGCGCGTGGTACTGTCCTGGGCGGACGTGGAGGCGGCGCTGGCCGGCGACGAGACCAACGTGGTGGCGCACGAATTCGCGCACCAGCTCGACGACGAGGACGCCGCCGAGGGCGCGCCGCCGCTGGCCGATTACCGCCGCTGGTCCCAGGTCATGCGCGCGGCCTTCGACGAACTCTGCGCGCAGGGCTCGCCGGTGCTGGACGATTACGGCGCCGAAGGGCCGGGCGAGTTCTTCGCGGTGGCCACCGAGAGCTATTTCCAGCGCGGTGCCGAACTGCGTGCCCACCATCCCGAACTCTACGCGCTGCTGCGGGATTACTACCAGATCGACACCGCCGCAGGCTGA